A genomic window from Silene latifolia isolate original U9 population chromosome 11, ASM4854445v1, whole genome shotgun sequence includes:
- the LOC141615314 gene encoding uncharacterized protein LOC141615314, which produces MSNLIFERMTSNLDFENGMSNPVSTSSSLQFDCTRKTKARRRRDGSYTAAATIAKWKENNAILGGVNVDDKPIRKAPAKGSKKGCMKGKGGPDNSRCNYRGVRQRTWGKWVAEIRAPNRGSRLWLGTFPTALDAAMAYDEAARAMYGSSARLNLPNYVRHTSLLKEDSGDERSEVCDGESMVVTDSEKKSKVEVPEIGSGEIDINDYLENYTESEKKSQAESRQIENAEIDINDYLQNYTPDEMFDVNELLGAIDAGPVIDTDYRGQFGCDISGSQDAGNTDYAGFISKVENDHIQLETPENLNPCPELKLPSTNKLPSQENNQDVKMFNCLDLLADFQYGTDYDLDSFNPGRPEDWNALAVDEHAFLDLTDLGL; this is translated from the exons ATGTCGAATTTGATTTTCGAAAG GATGACGAGCAATCTCGATTTCGAGAACGGAATGAGTAACCCGGTTTCTACATCTTCTTCTCTACAATTCGATTGCACCAGGAAGACAAAAGCTCGAAGAAGACGTGATGGGTCCTACACTGCGGCTGCCACCATTGCTAAATGGAAAGAAAACAATGCTATACTCGGCGGTGTTAATGTGGATGACAAGCCTATTCGAAAGGCGCCAGCTAAGGGGTCGAAGAAAGGATGTATGAAGGGGAAAGGTGGGCCTGATAATTCTAGGTGTAACTACCGGGGTGTTAGGCAGAGGACTTGGGGTAAATGGGTGGCGGAGATTCGAGCGCCTAATCGAGGGAGTCGGTTGTGGCTGGGTACTTTCCCAACTGCTCTTGATGCTGCAATGGCTTATGATGAGGCTGCTCGCGCTATGTATGGTTCATCTGCACGTTTGAACTTGCCCAACTACGTACGCCACACTTCTCTTTTGAAAGAGGATTCTGGTGATGAGCGTTCCGAGGTTTGTGATGGAGAATCTATGGTGGTTACTGATTCTGAGAAGAAATCAAAGGTTGAGGTCCCTGAAATCGGAAGTGGTGAAATTGACATAAATGACTACTTGGAGAATTATACCGAGTCTGAGAAAAAGTCACAGGCTGAGTCCCGTCAGATCGAAAATGCTGAAATTGACATTAATGACTACTTGCAGAATTATACTCCTGATGAAATGTTCGATGTGAACGAGTTACTTGGCGCAATTGATGCTGGACCTGTGATTGATACTGATTATAGAGGCCAATTCGGTTGTGATATTTCCGGGTCACAAGACGCAGGAAACACGGATTATGCTGGATTCATATCCAAAGTTGAGAACGACCACATACAGCTAGAAACTCCCGAGAACTTAAACCCATGTCCTGAGCTAAAATTGCCGAGCACAAACAAGTTACCATCTCAAGAGAATAACCAGGATGTGAAGATGTTCAATTGTTTGGATTTGTTAGCTGATTTTCAGTATGGGACTGATTATGATCTGGACTCATTCAATCCTGGTAGACCAGAAGATTGGAATGCTCTCGCTGTTGATGAACACGCTTTTCTGGATTTAACAGATTTAGGATTGTAG